In Desulfofustis limnaeus, the genomic stretch CGGTGGACAGCGATCAACCGGTGCTCGGCGTCCTGCCGTGTGCGGCGGTCGAAGGCGGGCAGGGAGAGTTGCTCGGCGGTCTCTGCCGCTTTGTGGAACTGGTCGAACAGGCTGCTGAATTGTTCCGGGTTCCAACCTCCTTGGAAGAGTGGGGGAAACGGTTGCGACTCTGGGGAGAAGCGCTGTTTGCCGGAGACCTCGAGGCCGAGTTGCTGGCGCTGTTTACCCTGTTCACCGGCCTGGAACAGCGTTTTTCAGCCCACCACCGGGAGCCGGTGAGCGGGGAGGTGATCCGCGCCTGGTTGGCGAGTGAAGCGCAAACCCGGTCTTCGGCGAATTTTCTGAGCGGCCGTCTGATGTTCTGCTCGCTGTTGCCGATGCGTTCGGTTCCCTTCAAACAGATCTGCCTGCTTGGCCTCAATGACAACGAATTCCCCCGTCCCGACCGTTTTGCCTCGTTTGATCTACTGGGTCTGTCCTACCGCCCGGGAGACCGGTCGCGACGCAGCGACGACCGCTATCAATTCCTGGAGGCCGTCACGGCGGCCCGGGACGGGTTGTATCTGAGTTACGTGGGCCAGTCGATCCGGACCAACAAGGAGATCCCGCCATCGGTGGTGGTCACCGAGTTGATGGAGGTGCTACGCCACGGGTACGGAGTAGCCGATGTGGTCCGCCGGCAACCGCTGCAGCCCTATGACCGCAACTATTTCAGCGGGGGTGACGACCGGTTGTTCAGTTACGACGAGGAGCAGTTCCGCCTGGCGGTGGCTCTGGAAAAAAACAGGCCGGCGACATCGTTGCCCTGGCTTGTCGGGGTGGTGCCGGCACCGCTGCCGGAGTCGATACGTCTCGATGATCTGCTGCGCTTTGTCAAGTCCCCGCAGCGCTATCTAGTCGAGGTGGTGTTCGGCCTCCGTCTGGGGCAAGCGGATGAACAGGTGGCCGAACATGAGCCGTTCGCACTGGCGGGGTTGGAGCGCTATCGGGGACATCAGGCCCTGGTCGAAGCGATGGTGCGCCGGCAGGCCGATGAGTCCCTGCTGCCCGCGTTGCAGGATCGCCAGTTGTGGCCGCTGGGTGCGCTGGGCCGCCAGCAGTTCGCCGAGCGCACCGCGGAGATCCACTCGTTCGTCGCGGGTCTGCGGCAGGCCGGCATCGAGCAGCCGCAGGAGCCGCTACCGTTTTCCCTGGACCTGGAGCGGCTGCGTCTGGAAGGGGTCCTGCGCCATCGATACGGTGACGGTATTCTGCTCTATCGGTACGGCCGGTTGCGCGGCAGCGATATCCTGGTCGCCTGGGCACTGCACCTGGTGGCCGGACAGGTGCTGGCCGGGCCGGTCACCACCCGACTCGTCACTCAGGACCAGGAGCTGGTTGTCGGAGCGTCGCGCGGCAGCCGGCATGATCTCGAGATACTGATCGATCTGTTTCTCGACGGACACGGTTCTCCGAGCCGCCTGTTGGTGGAGCCGGCCTGGGCCTATGCCCGCCAGGTGATCAGCAACCGCGGCCGGGGCCGCAAGGACCCGCTGGCAGCAGCCCGGGACGCCCTGATGGAGCAACTGAACCGCGGGTTCGATCCGGCCCTTGCTTTTCTCTATCGGGACCGGCCGCTGGATGAGGTCCTTGATGAGCGGTTCGTTCAGCTCTGCGAGCAGCTGCTGGTGCCGCTGGCCATCCTGGTCGACAACGGCGGAGGGGAGTATGACTGATCGCGCCGTTTTCAACCCCTTTGCCACCCGGATCGACCGCGGCATCAACCTGATCGAGGCCAGTGCCGGGACCGGCAAGACCTTTTCCATCGCCATGCTCGTCCTGCGCGGCATCGTTGAACTCGGCCTGGCCATCGACCGAATCCTGGTGGTGACCTATACCAAGGCGGCCACCGAGGAGCTCCGGGAACGAGTCCGGCTCCGGCTCGCCGCTGCCGCACAGATGCTCGAGACCGACGGTGGCGGCCGGGACAGCGATGCGGATCTGTACCGCTGGCTCAACCAAGCCGGCGACCAGGGGCAGCTGCGCCGACGGATCGAGCTGGCTCTGCTGGACATTGACCGGGCCCCGATTCAGACCATTCATTCCTTCTGCCAGACCATACTCCAGGAACAGGCCCTGGCCGGAGGCCAACCGTTCGACTTGGAGGTAGTTGCCGATATCGCGCCGATTCGAGAGCAACTGGTGGAGGATTTCTGGCGCACCACCATGTACCCGCTGAGCGGTCGGTATGCCCGCCTGCTCTGCGCCTCCTTTGCCGACCCCGCTTCCCTTTACCAAAGCATCGCCGGGGCCGATCATGTCCTGTGCACCCTGCTGCCGGAGGATCTGACGGTGGCGGCGGCCTATGCCCAGGTGGATCGGCAGCTGCTACGGTTATGCGAGTGGTGGCAGACGTTTGGGGAACCGCTGGCGGAGCGGATTGCCGAGGCGGAGACGGCCGGCCACCTGAAAAAAGCGGCGGCTGCCTCCCTGCCGAAACTGGTGGTGGATGTGACTCGGATCCTGACTGCCGATCAGGCGCCGGCCCAGACGGACGTTGCCGGTCTGCAAACAGAAGAACTGCTTCGTGGGCTCAACGGCAAGGTTTTGCGAACAGCGGAGAAAAAGCAACAGGTCCTGGACAGCTGGCCGTTGCCCGGGCCTCTTGTGGATGATTATCTGGCTGCGGTCAGGCAGCTGCTCTGTGCCATGCGTCTGGAGCTGGCCCGCTTTCTGCGGGCCGGATTGACCGAGCGACTTCTGCAGCGTGGGATGGTCGGTTTCGATCACCTGGTGACCTCCCTGGCCGACGCAGTATCCGGTGCTGCCGGCGGTCGGCTCTGTCGCCAGGTGGGGAAACGCTACGATATGGCCCTGATCGATGAGTTTCAGGACACCGATAGCGCCCAGTGGCTTATTTTTTCACGCCTGTTCGGCGGCTCGGCTCACTATCTCTACCTGATCGGCGACCCGAAGCAGGCCATTTATCGGTTTCGCGGCGCCGACATTCATTCCTACTACCAGGCTCGCCAGCAGGCTGATCGGCTGTTGACGCTGCAGTACAATTACCGGACGCAACCCGGGCTGATGGCGGCGATCAATCGGCTGCTGGCGGGCGTATCCATCGACGGCCTCGACTACCATCCGGTCCATCCGGCCCGGACGGAGCAGGACGGCCGACTACTGGAGGACGGTCGGGACGGGGCCGGGCTCGTCTATTGCCTGCTCGATGGGGCTCCGTCACCGTCCGGGTGGCCGCGGGAGGCGGCCGGCGAGGCGATCAGGGCCTGGGTGGTCGACGAGGCGGCACGGCTGCTCGATCAAGGGGATCATTTGCCGGCCGTGCAGATCGACTCGGCGTCCGGCGTCCGGGCGCTCCGTCCCGAGGACATCGCCGTGCTGGTCAGGTCCAACCGGGAAGCGATCGCCTACCAGGACCGTTTTCGCCGGTTCGGCATCCCGGCGGTGATCACCAGTCGACGCTCGGTCTTTCAATCGGAAGAGTGCCGGGAGATGCTACTGGTGGCCGAGGCGGTGGCCCGTCCCACCGACTTGGCCGCCCTGCGGACCGCCCTGAGCTGTGACTGGTTCGGTCTCGATGGTCAGCAGCACTATCGCCTCTGTCGCCAGCAGGAGCAGGTGGCCGTCATCCAGCAGCGCTTTCATGGCTATCTGCAACGATGGCGGGAGCACGGCTTCCTGCCCATGTTCTCCGAACTGGTGCGTGTTGAACAGGTATTGCTGCATCTGGCCGACCGGCCCGGGGCCCACCGTCGGCTGGCCAACATCCAACATCTCGCCGAGTTGGTCCAGGAGCAACACCGCCTCCATCTGAGCGTCGAGCAGACGGTGGCCTGGCTCAGTCAGGCGTCAACCGGAACGGAGCCGGTCGAGGAGGCGGAGTTGCGTTTGGAAAGCGACGCCCGGGCGCTGCAGATCGTCACCATGCACAGCGCCAAAGGCCTGGAATTTCCCATCGTGTTCTGCCCATCCCTGTTGACTCCAGCCCACCTCGATACGAATCTGCCGCTGGTCTTTACCCACGATGAACAGGGCCGCAGGATCTGCGATCTCGGCTCGGAGCGGTTCATCCAGCATGCGCTGCAGGCCCTGGAGGAAGAGGAGCAGGAGGCCATGCGGCTGGCCTATGTGGCCATCACCCGCGCGGTGTTTCGGTGTTACCTGGTCTGGGCCGAGATCCAACCGCACGGGCCGCGACCGTCTTCCTTTGCCGCACCGCTCGGGCGCCTGCTCTTCGCCGCCGGTCCGGTGGACGCCGCCGCCCAGCTGGAGCGCCTCGCCAAACTTGGTCGTGGCCCGGCCTGTGCGTTTCATCGCATCGGTGAGCTGCGCGAGACCGTTGTCCCACGGTTGGCACCGGCAGCGACGACACCGCTGGTCGGTCCACGTCGGATGCAGCGACGCTCATGGCAACCGGTACGGGCCCGGACCAGCTTTTCGGCCTTGACCCTGCTGGCCGAGAACCAGCCCGGTGAAACCCGACCCGGGGGGGGCGATGAGCTGCGCGGCGGCGGGCAGCAATCGGAGGGACCCGGCCTGCCGGCCGGGGTACGCTTCGGGTCGCTGGTCCACGAAATTTTTGAACGGTTCGCCTTTGCCGATCTGGCGACGGGAGCGGTGCATCGAGAAACCCTGGAAACGCTCTGTCGGGCCTACGGTCTCACCCTTGACCCGGCGACGCTCCTGGGCTTTCTCCACCAGTGGGTACGGACGCCGCTGCTGGCTCCGGTCGATACTGCGGAGACGTTCGCCCTGGCCGATCTCGATCCTCGCCGTCTGATCCGCGAGCTGCCGTTTACCCTTTCCGTCGACTCATCCTCCACGCGCAAGATCAGCGAGCTGTTGGCCGGCGATCCAGCCTGCGTCAGTCTGTCGGCCAGGGAACTGGGCGGTTACCTGACCGGCTTCATCGACCTGGTGGTTTGGCACGGCGGCAAATATTATGTGATTGATTACAAGACCAACCACCTTGGCGAAGACCTACCCTATGACGCCGAGACGGTAATGGCGGCGATGCGGGCCCACAATTACGGCCTGCAGTACTGGCTCTATACGGTGGTCGTCCATCGTTTCCTGCGCCGCTGGCTTTCCGGCTACTCCTATCGGAGCCATTTCGGCGGCGTGCTCTATCCGTTTGTCCGCGGCATGCGGATCGAGCACCCGGGTGGCTCCGTCTATCATAGTGTCCCCGATCCGGCTGTGGTGGAACAGCTGGATCGGGAATTGGCGGCACGGTAAGGCAGCGCCATGGAAACCCCGTCTCTCGAACATTACCTGGCCGGCTTTCTTACCGACCGCTGCGGTCTGCACGGCGAGGCGCGCCGGATATGTGGCGAAACCATCCGGCGCCTGCTCGAGGCCCTGCGTGACGGACACAGCTGTCTCCAGGTGAGCGGCCAAGAGCGTTCGGTGGTGGTGACCTCGCCGTTGGTGTCCGATGGCGAGCCGGCACCGCTGGTCCTCTGCGGTACTCGTCTCTATCTCCATCGCGTCTACCAACAGGAGGTGCGGTTGGCCGACCGGCTGCGGGAGCTGGCGGCGGCGCCGCTGGAAGAGCCGGGAGGTGTCGAGCTGCTCGACCGATTTTTTCCCGCCTGTGACGACGGGCCGGACTGGCAGCGGGAGGCCGCCCGTACCGCCATCTCCGGGCGGTTGACCATCATCGCCGGCGGGCCGGGTACCGGCAAGACGACGACGGTGGCGCGGATCGTCGGCCTGCTGCTGGCCGGTTCGGGACCTCGGTTTTCCGTCGTGCTCGCCGCGCCTACCGGCAAGGCGGCGATCAGGCTCATCGAGGCGCTCAGACGGCAGATGGTCCACCTGCCGTTGAGCGCTGAGGAGCTGCGCCGGTTTCCCGAGACGGCGCACACCGTGCACCGCTTGTTGGGCCTCCACCGTTTTGCCGGTACGGCTCGTTACTCCCGGGACAACCCGCTGCCGGCCGATGCGGTGGTGGTCGACGAAGCGTCCATGGTCGACTTGGCCCTGATGAGCAGGCTGGCGGAGGCGCTTGCTCCCGGTTCCCGGCTGATCCTGCTCGGCGACAAGGACCAATTGGCCTCGGTGGAATCGGGGGCGGTGCTGAGCGATTGTATCGCCGGGTTGCCGCAACGGGTGGTGGAGTTGCGGCGCAGCTGGCGCTTCAATCGGGCCATTGCCCGGTTTGCGGCGGCGGTCAACGACGGTGAGGCGGAGCAGGCCTGGCGGCTGCTCAACGACTCCGACGGCGGGGTGGTTGGCGCACCAGCGGACTGGCGGGAGCGGGTCGGCGCGCGCTATCGGCGTTTCATGGACGCGGCAGTCGACGCTGCCGCGCCCTCGGATTACGCCGGCCTGTTCGCCGCTTTCAACCGGTTCCGGGTGTTGACGGCACTGCGCCACGGACCGTGGGGGGCGGCCGGAATCAATGACTGGGTGGAGTGGTATCTGGCCCGCCAGGGGTATCCCCTGGTTGGCCGGCGGTGGTATCCCGGCCGGCCGGTGCTGATCACCCGCAATGATTATTCGTTGGGACTGGCCAACGGCGATATCGGTCTCTGCCTGCCGGACCCGCACCATCAGGGGGAACTGGCCGTATGGTTCGAGCAGCCCGGGGACGTGGTGCGCCGCTTGGCCCCCACCCAGCTGCCCGCCTGTGAGACCGCCTGGGCGATGACCATCCATAAGAGCCAGGGTTCCGAGTTCGACGAGGTGACCGTGGTCCTGCCCGATTCGACCAACCAGATACTGTGTCGGGAATTGCTCTACACCGCCGTTACCAGGGCGAGAGAACGGGTGCAACTGGTGGCTGACCGGGAAGCGCTGCGGGCGGCGGTACTGAAGCGGACGAGGCGGTGCAGCGGCTTGGTAGCGCGGTTACAGAATAGGGAGAAAGAGGAGACGCCATGATCGAATTTATTCGCCAACACCTCCTGCACGCCGGTGCCCTGTGCCGGCAGGGCCAGCAAACGCTGGCCGCCGCAGATATCGAACGGAAAGGACCGAAAGATCTGGTGACTGCCGTCGACCGCGGCGTTGAGCGGTATCTGGTGGAGCGGATTGTCGAGCGGTTCCCGGGGCACGACATCATCGGCGAGGAGGAGGGGGAACGACTATCCGGCGCCGACTGGTGCTGGATTATCGACCCCATCGACGGGACCACCTCGTTTTGCCGCGGGCAGGCCTATTATGCGGTCAGCATCGGTCTGCGCCGGGGCGGCGACCTGGTGGCGGCCGGCATCTATGCCCCGGCGCTCGACCAGCTGTTTCTCGCCGAGCGCGGCAGTGGCGCCTTCCTCGACGGCAAACGGATCGAGGTGTCGGCCTGCAAGCGACTTGACGAGGCCGTTCTGGCCACCGGGTTTGCCTGCCTGCGGGCCGGCCTGTCCCATAACAATCTGTACTACCTCAATCTCATCCTGCCCCACATCCTCGATCTGCGCCGCTGCGGTTCCGCCGCCCTGGACCTGGCCTATGTGGCGGCCGGCAAGGTTGATGGTTTCTGGGAACTCAATCTCAACCTCTACGATATCGCCGCCGGCGTGCTGCTGGTCCGCGAGGCCGGCGGGGTGGTGACGGATTTCTTCGGCGGCGCGGATTTTCCCGGCCGCGGCATCGTCGCCGGCAACGGCAGAATCACCGCTGAACTGCTCGCCTTTACCGGGCGGGCGTGAGTGTCGCCGGGCCGGCGACGACCCCCTTTACAGCCACCCGTCCTCGATCTGGCGGCGGCAGAGCCGGATCATCTTGTCGCGTACCTCGAGATGATTGAGATAATAGATTGACGGGGGGAAGAGCAGTTCGGCGACGCCGGAATCGAAAATCCTCTTGACCTCGTATTCATCGTGCGCCACATCCCGCTGGTAGAGATAATTGACCCAGGAACGGTTGGTGTGGATGATGAATTCCACCCGCATCCCGCCGAGACGGGCAAAGAACTTGAGCATGGCGGTCTTGCTGCTGGAACCGGCGGTGGTCGCCTTGTGCCGGCTGCCGGTAAGCGAATCGGAAATATCCTCCAGGATCATGAAGGAATTGGCCCGGGTGGCGCTCTGGGTCAGGTGCTTCTGGAAGATCTTGACGTCGGCGGCGGAGTTGAGTACGGCCATCAGGCCGAGTTCGTCGTCCACTGCCACTGCCGGATTCTTTTCGTTCTTGCGCAGCAGCTTGAGCACCTTGGCTTCGGGCGGTTTCTTCCGGATCGACACGTAAATCGGGATGTCGCAGCCGTTGACGGTGAAGCGGCGCCGCTTCAGCAAGGTCAGTTTTACCCCCGGCGCCGGGGCGAGATGCTCGGCGTCTTGTCGGCGAATCACCCGTACCTGGTCACAACCGAAATCCGATTCGCGATGATGCGACAACAGGTAGACGATATCGTGCTCGCCGATCTTCAGCGACGGGCTCCACACCTGCTCGTTGAGAAAATCGAGGAACCGGGAAAATTTTTCTTCGATCTCGGTCTCCCGCTCGCGCTGGTCGATACTGCCGGCCAGACTCATCAGCGACAGCTTTCTCTGGGCCTCGAAACGGGCCTTTTTGTGGTAGCGGTCGTCGAAGATCATCAGCAGCAGATCGACCGGGTCGGTGGTGATCTCCACCTCGTTGGTGATCGCGATATGCGACGCGAAGGGGGCGAAGATTTTGGTTTTCAAGGAATTGATGACGGCGTCGGCGGTGCGGGCATATTCGCCAACCCGGGCCTTGATCTCGGCCTCCGTGCCGTGGATGCCGAACATGTTGCCGAGCAGCAGACAAGCGCGCCTGCTGCATGCGCTTCTGGCCTCCTTGTTGTCCAGCAGCGCGGCGGTCTGGCGAAACGAGGTGATGCCGAGAAACTCGAAAATCTGGCTGCGCAGGGCCCGATACTTGGTGACCGTCAGTTCCTGGCGGCCGATGGCTTCAATCCATTGTCGATGGCGGGTAGTAAACAATCTGCCCAGGTCAACGGTTTCTAGGACGGCCAACGGTCCTCGCTGGTTGAGTGAGGTGAAAACGGAATATTCGTCGAGCAGCGGCATGAAGGGGTTCTCCGGTACAGGGGGATCGCGGCGCATTATACGGTATCTCCGATGCTCCTGCACGGCAAAGCGTCATCGTTACCGGTGCCGGTAAATGTCTTGAGATTTCAGCGGCCATTTGCTAGAGAGTCTCAGAGGGAGCGTCTCCGGTCGGCAGACCGGCGCTGGCCCTTGCCACACTCTTTCAATAAAACGGGAGCTACACGTCAATGTATCGTAATTTCGCTATTGTACCTCGCATCATCTTCGGTCGTGGTTCGTTCAACCAACTCGACGAGATCCTCGCCGCCAGGCGGACCAGCGACGGCGGCATGGTCTTTATCCTCGATGACGTCTTCCAGGATCGGGAACTGCGCGGCCGGGTCCCGCTGCATGAGGGTGACCGGCTGCTGCTGGTCAATGTGGACGACGAGCCGAAGACCAGCTATATCGATGCCCTGGTGGCCGAAATCAAGGCGGGTGATTCCCGG encodes the following:
- the recC gene encoding exodeoxyribonuclease V subunit gamma, producing MFYLYSSNRTERLTEQMAAILDQSGAASLFEPALILVQSRGMERMLAHRLADRFGVWCSGRFLLPARFVDQLGERLGVVAAGDSFARDLLVWRLERLLRNSDAPVRQPLRSYLTGTRAELKRYQLAFRLANVFDQYQIMRPDLLRDWEQGGLVGLDESEAWQRDLWLALRREQPAVPHRGEVIEHLIGALRSGVGTENLPQQVFVFGIHTMPPLFLGILEALAHWSEVHFFLPAPCRQYWGDMESPRRRSRRGIGSSAVDDHYAVPAGAYHPLLAGLGRQGAHFQELLLEMIEEVADGPDLFEEPLVSGAPSLLRRLQADLLDARPLPQTPCPTPAAADDSLVIVSCHSRFREVMVLKDHLLARLDADPGLQLHDVVVMAPDMEVYAPYIPAVFQQIPHDICDSRLHRENRLVDGFLQFLQLFSGRYGWRELFGLLERPEISSRFGLGPGDLEAIRRWIVDSGIRWGLSAEQRRQDGFHPFAPATWRYGLERLLMGVAVDSDQPVLGVLPCAAVEGGQGELLGGLCRFVELVEQAAELFRVPTSLEEWGKRLRLWGEALFAGDLEAELLALFTLFTGLEQRFSAHHREPVSGEVIRAWLASEAQTRSSANFLSGRLMFCSLLPMRSVPFKQICLLGLNDNEFPRPDRFASFDLLGLSYRPGDRSRRSDDRYQFLEAVTAARDGLYLSYVGQSIRTNKEIPPSVVVTELMEVLRHGYGVADVVRRQPLQPYDRNYFSGGDDRLFSYDEEQFRLAVALEKNRPATSLPWLVGVVPAPLPESIRLDDLLRFVKSPQRYLVEVVFGLRLGQADEQVAEHEPFALAGLERYRGHQALVEAMVRRQADESLLPALQDRQLWPLGALGRQQFAERTAEIHSFVAGLRQAGIEQPQEPLPFSLDLERLRLEGVLRHRYGDGILLYRYGRLRGSDILVAWALHLVAGQVLAGPVTTRLVTQDQELVVGASRGSRHDLEILIDLFLDGHGSPSRLLVEPAWAYARQVISNRGRGRKDPLAAARDALMEQLNRGFDPALAFLYRDRPLDEVLDERFVQLCEQLLVPLAILVDNGGGEYD
- the recB gene encoding exodeoxyribonuclease V subunit beta; protein product: MTDRAVFNPFATRIDRGINLIEASAGTGKTFSIAMLVLRGIVELGLAIDRILVVTYTKAATEELRERVRLRLAAAAQMLETDGGGRDSDADLYRWLNQAGDQGQLRRRIELALLDIDRAPIQTIHSFCQTILQEQALAGGQPFDLEVVADIAPIREQLVEDFWRTTMYPLSGRYARLLCASFADPASLYQSIAGADHVLCTLLPEDLTVAAAYAQVDRQLLRLCEWWQTFGEPLAERIAEAETAGHLKKAAAASLPKLVVDVTRILTADQAPAQTDVAGLQTEELLRGLNGKVLRTAEKKQQVLDSWPLPGPLVDDYLAAVRQLLCAMRLELARFLRAGLTERLLQRGMVGFDHLVTSLADAVSGAAGGRLCRQVGKRYDMALIDEFQDTDSAQWLIFSRLFGGSAHYLYLIGDPKQAIYRFRGADIHSYYQARQQADRLLTLQYNYRTQPGLMAAINRLLAGVSIDGLDYHPVHPARTEQDGRLLEDGRDGAGLVYCLLDGAPSPSGWPREAAGEAIRAWVVDEAARLLDQGDHLPAVQIDSASGVRALRPEDIAVLVRSNREAIAYQDRFRRFGIPAVITSRRSVFQSEECREMLLVAEAVARPTDLAALRTALSCDWFGLDGQQHYRLCRQQEQVAVIQQRFHGYLQRWREHGFLPMFSELVRVEQVLLHLADRPGAHRRLANIQHLAELVQEQHRLHLSVEQTVAWLSQASTGTEPVEEAELRLESDARALQIVTMHSAKGLEFPIVFCPSLLTPAHLDTNLPLVFTHDEQGRRICDLGSERFIQHALQALEEEEQEAMRLAYVAITRAVFRCYLVWAEIQPHGPRPSSFAAPLGRLLFAAGPVDAAAQLERLAKLGRGPACAFHRIGELRETVVPRLAPAATTPLVGPRRMQRRSWQPVRARTSFSALTLLAENQPGETRPGGGDELRGGGQQSEGPGLPAGVRFGSLVHEIFERFAFADLATGAVHRETLETLCRAYGLTLDPATLLGFLHQWVRTPLLAPVDTAETFALADLDPRRLIRELPFTLSVDSSSTRKISELLAGDPACVSLSARELGGYLTGFIDLVVWHGGKYYVIDYKTNHLGEDLPYDAETVMAAMRAHNYGLQYWLYTVVVHRFLRRWLSGYSYRSHFGGVLYPFVRGMRIEHPGGSVYHSVPDPAVVEQLDRELAAR
- the recD gene encoding exodeoxyribonuclease V subunit alpha — protein: METPSLEHYLAGFLTDRCGLHGEARRICGETIRRLLEALRDGHSCLQVSGQERSVVVTSPLVSDGEPAPLVLCGTRLYLHRVYQQEVRLADRLRELAAAPLEEPGGVELLDRFFPACDDGPDWQREAARTAISGRLTIIAGGPGTGKTTTVARIVGLLLAGSGPRFSVVLAAPTGKAAIRLIEALRRQMVHLPLSAEELRRFPETAHTVHRLLGLHRFAGTARYSRDNPLPADAVVVDEASMVDLALMSRLAEALAPGSRLILLGDKDQLASVESGAVLSDCIAGLPQRVVELRRSWRFNRAIARFAAAVNDGEAEQAWRLLNDSDGGVVGAPADWRERVGARYRRFMDAAVDAAAPSDYAGLFAAFNRFRVLTALRHGPWGAAGINDWVEWYLARQGYPLVGRRWYPGRPVLITRNDYSLGLANGDIGLCLPDPHHQGELAVWFEQPGDVVRRLAPTQLPACETAWAMTIHKSQGSEFDEVTVVLPDSTNQILCRELLYTAVTRARERVQLVADREALRAAVLKRTRRCSGLVARLQNREKEETP
- a CDS encoding inositol monophosphatase family protein, with protein sequence MIEFIRQHLLHAGALCRQGQQTLAAADIERKGPKDLVTAVDRGVERYLVERIVERFPGHDIIGEEEGERLSGADWCWIIDPIDGTTSFCRGQAYYAVSIGLRRGGDLVAAGIYAPALDQLFLAERGSGAFLDGKRIEVSACKRLDEAVLATGFACLRAGLSHNNLYYLNLILPHILDLRRCGSAALDLAYVAAGKVDGFWELNLNLYDIAAGVLLVREAGGVVTDFFGGADFPGRGIVAGNGRITAELLAFTGRA